GTGAGCGGGGCTTCAGGGTCTGATTCAGGCTTCCTTCAGTCCCAGATCCTCTTCTCACCTGCTGTTGCTCTCTCTATAAATAAGGGACTGTTTGAGCAGTGAAGTAGGGACTGGGCGTTGGAACTCCTGGCTTCTGGTTTTGGTTCTGTGCTCATAGATGTGAACCAGCTGGGCGCATGGTAACCCGGCCCCCAACCGGACCTGGGAGGGGGCAGTGCATTCAGAAGATGCTGGAGCCAACCCACAGGGTGAAACCCCGGCAGCACCCAGGCCTTCCCACCCCTCCTGCTTGGCTCTTTCCTCGGCAGGCTGGGCGTCAGTCCTGTTCTGAGAAAAACCCCAGCGGTTCAGTTCTCCTTCTCAGCAAGTGATGGTCGAGCCGCAAGCAGCCCTGACCCCACACTTGCTGCTGGTGCGTGTCCAGGCCTCGCTCCTCCCCATGCTGACCCTGACAAGCATTCTCCATCTGGCAGCCTCGTCCCCGCCCACCCCGGTCTCTCAGGAAGAGCACCCATTTCCCTTGCAGACCACTGTCTAGAGGGGTGGGGTCCTTGTCCTTCCGGAGCTCAGTCTCCTAACCAGATGACACTGGGACTTAGACACTGACCTGGCCCTCTGGCCCCTACTCTGCATCTGCTGAGCTGGCGCCCCAGCCAAGGGGCAAAGACTGGTGTCCAGGTGGTGACTTGTGCAGTGAAACACCTCTGTGCCCGCCCCACCGTCTCTCTGAATTGTTGAATGGATGGTTGTGACCTGGAGCTTAGAGTACAGGTCTCCACGTGTTCTTACCTGTGTTGTCAGCTGAGGCCCAGGGTTAACAGGAAGGCCTTCTCTGGGGATGGCAGATTTTCCTAGAGGCCAAGTAGCTGAAGGACTCTTCATAGGTGGTCAGTGTACCTACTTTATCTTTTCACCCAAGAAAATCAGCTAAAACATTTTGAAACCATGATAACCGATTACAGCATTGTTTAAACTCATGGAGAGTCAGGAGCTAATTTTGAAAGAGATCACCATGCAAATAGcatgttttgatttcttccattagCTTCACTCAGCTAAACTTGATCACCatgttgttatttttcttattttactcaAGACTGGAGAAAGCCTTTAATGTTGGGAACCACAGGTTAAATAAACAGCAAATCCAGTGAAGTGAAGCCTTGCCTGGCTGGTAACTGTACCCAGAATGTCCATGCCATCCTACTGGGAAGGTGCCAGGCCAGAGGGAGGAATGACAAGAAGGCCCGTGTGGATCTGGGAGATGATAAAAAGATTAACAGTGACTCTAAGCaagataaaattctttaaaaaaattttttattgcagtaacattgatttataacattatataagcTTCACGTGTACATTATACTTCTGTTTCCACTACAGCTGCTCACCACCAAAAGTTTAGTTTCCACCTGTCACTGTACTGCTCACCCCTACACCTGTCCCCATCCACTCTGTAACCATTATTCTGTCTTCTTGATCTATCTATTATCctttggtttgttcatttattttctcatttcctttgcttgcttttcctaTTTCACCAGTGACTGAAATCacacagtacttgtctttctccatctgacgtTTCACTTGGAATAACAACTCAAGTTTCACCCGTGTTGTTGCAGATGGCTAGATTTCATCCTTtgtatggctgtgtaatattccatcccactcacatttatacatacacatacccgCCGCCACACACATCTTTtatctgtttttccatttttccacTGATGGCCACttagtttgtttccatatcttgactactgtaaataatgctgcagtgaatattggtgtgcatatatcttttatagttaatgttttgttttcttctgataaatatccaggagtggaggaattgctcagtcatatctaataTTGAGTAGAACCATTTTTGTATCCCTGGATAATCCCACTTGTTTGTGATGTGTGATCTCTTCAGTGTATTGTTAtgttcagtttgctaatattttactgaggttttttgcatctatgttcctcagagatattggcctgtaatattCTTTTTGTGCGTTACCTTTGTGTGGTTTTGGTATCGGGGTGATATTGACCTTGAAAAATCAGTTAGGAAGTCttccctcctcttcaattttGTGGGTAATTTAAGAAGCACAGGTATCAAATCATTTACTGTTTGTTAGGATTTACCAGAGAAACTGTCTGGTCCTGGACTTGTGTGTTAGGGGAGGTTTTGGTTACCATTTCGATCTCCTTACAAGTGATTggtctatttagattttctttcttcatgattcagtcttagaAAGTTGTACGaatttaagaatttgtccatttcctctaGGCTGTCCAGTTTGTCGGTGTGTAGCTCTTCCTAATAGTCTCTTACAGTCCCTCACAAATACATACTTCGAGGGAAAGTCCGAAAGCTCTAGTGTCTTTGTTCTGGGGCTAAGAAAGAGAGTGCACTCTGgaaattcttctcttttctctggatTCCTTCTGAGgaaggtcagacagagaaagccgTCACCCTGCCGTATCCTAAGAGACTTGGTTTTGGAATAGGATGTCTTCCGTCCCCTGTGGCTAGTGACTGCGGCCTCCATGAAGGAAAATCTGGCCTCAGGTGCGGGCTCTCTGCTGTTTCAGAGCCCCATCGTCTCTGACttgacttttctttctcctctcaggcTGCTTAATCAGGGCCGTGAATCTCAAATCCAGCAACCGGAGCCCAGTGGTTCAGGAATTTGAAAGTAAGTACGAGGGAGGCTTGAGGCAAAGGGGTATCACTCGGTGGTCTGGCGGCTGATGCAAGACAGGCACACGGGCACGCGTGCCCGAGAGGCCCATCGGCAGCCCCCAGTGTGCGCTCATGTCAGCGCGGCTCGGCTTCGGCGGCTTTCGGCAACTCAGCGGGCTCCCTGCTGGCCACCACCTGGTCCCTGGAGCGTCTGCATTTACGTGGCCAAGAGCATTCTGACGTAGAAGCACAGGATGAGGGGGACATGCACTCTCTTTGCTAATCatcttcattgtttttctggcTAAAATTAAATTCTCTTGGAGTCTGGTGCTAACTGGATCTTTAATCTACACGACAGACCTAAATAGACATAGCTCGTAGGGTCTGGGTATACAGGTGAATCTGAAATTGTTCCACGTTcacagagagttttttttttttaacccctttctCATTAGGTGTGGAACTATCTTGTATCATTACGGATTCACAGACAAATGACCCCAGGATTGAATGGAAGAAGATCCAAGATGAACAAACCACCTATGTGTTTTTCGACAACAAGATTCAGGGTATGATCCTGTGGTCCTCTCCTTTGTACAGAAGGCCCAGGCGTGCACTTGCAGCCAAGACTTGGCTCTGCATGGACCTACATCTGTAGCCGGGATTGGTTTTCTGTCTGTTTTCCTGTGGGGAATTCAAGCATACAGAAGTGGTGAGGATAGGGGTGGAGCCTCCCTGTAGCTGCCTCTCTGCTTCAGTAAATATCACCTCCTCAGGAGGACTTTAGTTCCCACGCAGCCATCTCTTTGAGGTGTCTAGTGAACGTTCCCCGAGGCCACTTCTCTATCGTGAGCCATAACTTCAGTGACTTCAGCAGCAGGGGGACAGCAGTGACCACTGCACACACCTGGATGCTGATCACACCTCACAGGAGAGCAGGGTGGGGGTGtagagttgtgtccagctctttacgggGGTGCTGGCGGGGCACAAAGACATGGAAGCATAGGGAGCTTCATGAcgtgttctgcatataagttaaataagcagggtgacaatatacagccttgacatactccttcccaatttggaacaatataactgtgtgtggtggggggggtTGTGGGGAGCTTGTGCTTTTGGCGTCATATCTGAGAGATCACTGTCTAGTCCAAGGTCACGTCATTCACATTTCTTTCCTCCTGAGGGTTGGAGTTGCAGCTCGTGCAGTgaggtgtgtgttgtgtatggTGTGGGCTGCAAGGTCGAGGTCCAGGTCGATGTTGCACGGGGGTACCCTGTGATCGCAGCACTGTCTGTGGAATGCTCCTTGTCTTTTAGTGCCGGGCGACTAGTTTTCTCCTTTAACGGGGAAGCCTTGTGGGGAGCCAGGCATCTGTAGGGAGTCCCTCAGTGCCTCTCCTCTCCACAGGAGACCTCACCGACCGTGCAGAGCTGCTGGGGAAGACGTCTCTGAAGATCTGGAACGTGACCAGGACAGACTCGGCCCTTTACCGCTGCGAGGTGGTTGCTCGGAATGACCGCAAGGAGATCGATGAGATCGTCATCGAGTTGACTGTGCAAGGTGGGGGTGCACGCAGGGCGGAGGCCCCTTGCCCTCGGCTCCGCGTCTGCTGGTGGAAATGAccaacttccttttttttcagagcaACGTCCCTGTGGGTGTGGCAGGACCCacaggggctgggcagggagggctTTCAAGAGCTATAGgccgggggcagggagggaagtgGAGCTTCTGCCTCACCCCTCACAAGCTAGAGGCACTGTAAAGGCTGGGGTCCCCGCGGGGGCTGGGTTTCCTGCTGTGGAGCAGCATTCTGGGTGGGCTCGGGTAAAAGCAGGCCTTGCTGCTGGTTCTCACCCCCACCCATGCTCCTCCCGCAGTGAAGCCGGTGGCCCCCGTGTGCAGAGTGCCACGGGCTGTGCCCGTGGGCAAGGCGGCCACCCTGTCCTGCCAGGAGGGCGAGGGCTTCCCACGGCCGCACTACAGCTGGTACCGCAACGACGTGCCGCTGCCCACAGACTCCAGGGCCAACCCCCGCTTCCGAAACTCCTCTTTCGTCTTAAACCCTGAGACGGGCACTCTGGTAAGAGCTCTGGGAAGAGGCACGGTGTGGGCGTCTGTGCTGTGGGCAGAGCACCTGTGAGCAGACAGGAGACCAGAGCTGCAGACCCTCACGTCAGGGACCACCAccgccccaccccccgcccttTATAGACAGGAACGCCTGTAAGTGGGTGCAAGAGGGCGGGCAGAGCTGCGGGGACAGTGGCCGAGGGGGTTGCAGGGCGCCCTGCCTGGTGCCGTCTGGAGCAGAGTCGGGAGGCAGTGGGCCTTGCTCGCTGGCCACATGGTCACATTGCGACATCGCTGGTGTGTTTGGGCTGCTCGCAGTGTCGTGGACAAGACTGAACCACACTGTCGTGTTTGGGGCCAGCCCCTGGTGGGGAGGTGGGACGGCGCAAGAGCCCTGTCACCGGATCTCCCTTCACTCCCGACCCCCGGCAGGTGTTCAGTGCCGTCCACAAGGAGGACTCGGGCCAGTACTACTGCATCGCATCCAACGACGCGGGCTCGGCCCGCTGCGAGGAGCAGGACATGGAAGTGTGTGAGTGTCTGCTGAGCCTTGACCTGGGGGCTGGCGGGACGGTCATGCTTGCTGGTGCCCTCATCTCAGCGCCCTTTGTGCTGGCCACTCTCTGTGGGGTGCACGGGCTCCCCGGAGTCTGCTGGGAGGACCCTCTGAAGGGCTGACCCACAGGTTCTCTCCTCAACCCACAGCTTTCACTGAGGTATCCTGAACTCCATTTCTTTGGTAACTGATAGAATCATGGAAACGTAAGGTTGTGTAGGGTCTCCAGGGATTTACCCAGTCTGACCTTTTTGCAGTAAGCAGAAACTAGGGCTCACCCCAGTACTTTATGCTGTTGGGTGATTCTTCCTCTGGGCTGTCAGGGCTCAGTGGAGCGGGGCGAGGTCCAGGGCCCACCCCACCTGTGGAGCCGGTCCCCAGGGGACTCCCCAGCTGCTGCCAGATTTGGGGAGCTGCTCTTGGGCAGGAGGAAGATTTCTGGGTTGTGCCCCAGGGTTCCTGACCCGAGAGACAGAGCTTGGAAACTGACGTTATGAAATCAGAATTCAAATGCATCTTTAAGTAACTGCATGCTCACGATCAAGAACCCTGTACCAGACAAGGGAGAACTGCAGCAGCTCCCAGCCTGGACAGCGTTGGTTGATACACCCCTGCATGGTTTCCACTGTGCTTTTATCTGCACAAAGGGTGCAGCCCCAGGCCCCACACTGAAGCACAAGAGTGCAGCTGAGGATCTCCTTGAGGGACAACTAGTGGCTGCAAGGCCACGTTTTTACCTCCTATTTGCCCTTTTAATGAACCCTTGAAGCTAAATAAGCTGCAGCAAAGAGAAGCCCTAGAAATTTAGGGGTTTTTCTTCCTTAGGACTCTGGTTCCTAGTTCTGTCTCTCTAGGGGAACCGTTTCTCAGTAAGAAAGCTCTAGGATTTGCCCCAGAGGCTTGTTACTCCCCATAGCGCAGGCCATGCTCCGTGGTTGCAGCGGCTATGGGGCAGCAGGAGGGTGTCACAGCCTGTGGGCAGAGCTGCTCCAGGccgggggaggggtggaggggggagagCATCTTCTCACCCCTCCCCTTCTCCAGATGACCTCAACATCGGCGGCATCATCGGGGGGGTCCTAGTCGTCCTGACCGTCCTGGCCCTCATCACAGGGGGCATCTGCTGTGCCTATAGACGTGGCTACTTCATCAGCCACAACCGCAACGGGGAAAGGTGAGCCTATGCTGCGTGAACAGCGTGCCCTGAGCATTGCTGTGGCCGGTCAGGCATCACCCAGCTCCTATGCTCTGTTTCAGCTACAAGAACCCAGGGAAGCCAGATGGAGTTAACTATATCAGGACAGATGAGGAGGTAAGGAAGCCTGGAGACAGTGTCTGCAGCAGGGAAGATGACATCCCCCCAAAAACCGAGCGGGTCCCTAGGAGAGAAAGTTGAGTTATGTCCAGCACACGAGCCCCTCAGCATGCCCCCTGGCAGTGTGCTCGTGGGGCATTCGGTCCACAGGCCTTGCGGGCATTCCCATCCAGGAGCACATCGAGGGAAGTGGTGTCGGGCTCCTTTTCCACCTGCTGACCACCCTCTAACCTTCTACTTTGGCCTTTCAGGGCGACTTCAGACACAAGTCCTCATTCGTGATCTAGATGGTGGCGCGGCTGTGTGCACACGCAGACACCTCCACGGGGGACCCTGCCAGGAGCAGCCCCTCAAGGGGCGCCGGATGGGGCTAGACACGCGCACAAAAGCTTTTGTTTTGGCCAAAGTTGACCGCTACTCCTTTCTTACTTTTTAACAAGCTACACGAATAAAAGAGTTTTCCTGGAGATGGGCAAGTCACCACAAGGCGAGGAAGTGGCTGGGTTCGCCAAGCCAACCCCGTGGGGTCTGCCGGCCTCAAGGTGGGCAGCCCGGGCTCGGGAGGCACGGTGACCTGTCCTGTGGTGGGGCCACACTGGCATGAGCGTCCAGGGCTGGCAGCCAGGGTCATGGCCTGAGTCTTGGCTGCAGTGATGGGGCTCCACATTGGCCCTGGGGTCACTTCATCCCCAGGCTTTGCCAAGATAGTCCTGGTGTCCATCTGGGGGATTCTTTTTGGGTCAGCATTTTATAACAGCAGCCCAGATCAGGACAGTAAACAGCTTGTTAGAAGGAGGGATCTTCTTAGCTGTGGGAACCCTGCTCATCCACAGAGGGTCCCAGCATTGGAGAGCCTTCATCTTGTGCTGAATCTGAAATGGTACTGACATGATGTTCTGCTTTTCTATGggtgtttattttataaaattttacagTCTAAATTTTTGCTAGAGATGTATTTTGATTATtgaaaatttctatttaaattgtAAATAAGTTGTTGTACGCCGTTAAatactgtatctttttttttttaaagttcaactTAAGGTAGGAGCCCAAACTGCTCCTGTTCAATTGGAAACACCACTGGTGGCTTAGGAAACCTTTAAGAAAACTCCAGCTGAGCAACCTCACGGTCTATTTGTGTCTgtgcagaagagacacagggctCCTGGGTGACCTTCCAGCTGCGTCTTCCCTGGGCCTACCCTCACCCCTACCCCAGGCCCTGAGACACAGGTGTACAGGCCACACGTGTGTTCGGAGCGGCGTTGGCTTCTGAGTCTCTAGGCCAGCCCTCCCTTCCTCGTCCACCTGATGCCCCAACACGGGCCGTGGGCAGAACAGCTCTGACGGTGCCGTTCACCTGCCATGTGGGTCCACCCGGGATAGTTCCAAGGGGGCTGGAAGGGCCCCTGTGTAGCCCCCCAGCCTGGCTTCCCTGGGCCCAAGCTCTCTGGCTACGCGTGGCTCAGAAAACACAGCAGCCCTGCTGTCAGGCCTTTAAATTCCTTCTACTtactcgggcttcccttgtgcctcagctggtaaagaatctgcctacagtgtgggagacctgggttcaatccctgtgttgggaagatgccctggagaagggaaagtctacccactccagtattctggcctggagaattccctggactgtatagtccatggggtcgcaaaaagttggacacagctgagtgacttacacacacatacactacttACTCATGCAGTTCATGAGACTGCCCAGGGCCAAAGGCAGTTTTGAAATCAAACCTGTCAACCACATTTACATTTGTTTCAAGACAGCGACCTCCTCTGTCCCTCTGCCTTGAAGACAGCGCAGATTCCGTCTCACCTCCCAGGAGGCTGTTGTACGGGGTCGTGAGGCCAGCCTCTGATGATAGCAGGAAGGGTGGCCAGGCGACGGCCCGACTGATGGTGGGCAAAGCATGAGCCTGGGTCCAAGACAGTTTCCTGATTGTAATGAAGTCTTTGTCTACCCAACCTGCTGCCT
Above is a genomic segment from Dama dama isolate Ldn47 chromosome 2, ASM3311817v1, whole genome shotgun sequence containing:
- the JAM3 gene encoding junctional adhesion molecule C; the encoded protein is MALRRRPSLVLLLLVVRGCLIRAVNLKSSNRSPVVQEFESVELSCIITDSQTNDPRIEWKKIQDEQTTYVFFDNKIQGDLTDRAELLGKTSLKIWNVTRTDSALYRCEVVARNDRKEIDEIVIELTVQVKPVAPVCRVPRAVPVGKAATLSCQEGEGFPRPHYSWYRNDVPLPTDSRANPRFRNSSFVLNPETGTLVFSAVHKEDSGQYYCIASNDAGSARCEEQDMEVYDLNIGGIIGGVLVVLTVLALITGGICCAYRRGYFISHNRNGESYKNPGKPDGVNYIRTDEEGDFRHKSSFVI